The Papio anubis isolate 15944 chromosome 1, Panubis1.0, whole genome shotgun sequence genome window below encodes:
- the GPR89B gene encoding Golgi pH regulator B isoform X1, which translates to MSFLIDSSITITSQILFFGFGWLFFMRQLFKDYEDLSATLLCKLGPGQSEIAEELCQRLQRKERMLQDLLSDRNKQVVEHEMEIQGLLQSMSTREQESQKREDGASLNGKKFRITGPAPIFRRERLPDVPST; encoded by the exons ATACTGTTTTTTGGATTTGGGTGGCTTTTCTTCATGCGCCAATTGTTTAAGGACTATGAG GATCTTAGTGCAACATTGCTGTGCAAACTTGGACCAGGGCAGAGTGAGATAGCAGAGGAGCTGTGCCAGCGTCTACAACGAAAGGAAAGGATGCTGCAGGACCTTCTAAGTGATCGAAACAAACAAGTGGTGGAACATGAAATGGAGATTCAAGGCCTGCTTCAGTCTATGAGCACCAGGGAGCAGGAAAGCCAA aagagagAAGATGGTGCAAGCCTTAAtggaaagaaattcagaattacAGGCCCTGCGCCAATATTTAGGAGGGAGAGACTCCCTGATGTCCCAAGTACCTAA
- the GPR89B gene encoding Golgi pH regulator B isoform X2: protein MSFLIDSSITITSQILFFGFGWLFFMRQLFKDYEDLSATLLCKLGPGQSEIAEELCQRLQRKERMLQDLLSDRNKQVVEHEMEIQGLLQSMSTREQESQREDGASLNGKKFRITGPAPIFRRERLPDVPST from the exons ATACTGTTTTTTGGATTTGGGTGGCTTTTCTTCATGCGCCAATTGTTTAAGGACTATGAG GATCTTAGTGCAACATTGCTGTGCAAACTTGGACCAGGGCAGAGTGAGATAGCAGAGGAGCTGTGCCAGCGTCTACAACGAAAGGAAAGGATGCTGCAGGACCTTCTAAGTGATCGAAACAAACAAGTGGTGGAACATGAAATGGAGATTCAAGGCCTGCTTCAGTCTATGAGCACCAGGGAGCAGGAAAGCCAA agagAAGATGGTGCAAGCCTTAAtggaaagaaattcagaattacAGGCCCTGCGCCAATATTTAGGAGGGAGAGACTCCCTGATGTCCCAAGTACCTAA